A single window of Gossypium hirsutum isolate 1008001.06 chromosome A10, Gossypium_hirsutum_v2.1, whole genome shotgun sequence DNA harbors:
- the LOC107896677 gene encoding flowering-promoting factor 1-like protein 3, whose protein sequence is MSGVWVFKNGVVRLVENPAAESLDGGRQSSNTRRKVLVHTPSNEVITSYAVLEHKLWSLGWERYYEDPSLLQFHKRSTVHLISLPKDFNKFKSIHMYDIVVKNRNVFEVRDV, encoded by the coding sequence ATGTCTGGTGTTTGGGTTTTCAAGAATGGTGTGGTTCGCTTGGTTGAGAATCCAGCGGCTGAGTCATTAGACGGAGGCCGACAGAGTTCGAACACTCGACGCAAAGTGCTTGTGCACACTCCTTCTAATGAAGTGATCACTTCTTATGCAGTTCTCGAACATAAGCTATGGTCTCTTGGGTGGGAACGATATTACGAGGACCCTAGTCTTCTTCAATTCCATAAGCGATCAACTGTCCATTTGATCTCTCTCCCAAAAGATTTTAATAAGTTCAAGTCGATTCACATGTACGACATCGTCGTTAAAAACCGCAACGTGTTTGAAGTTAGGGATGTGTAG